In Ilumatobacter fluminis, the following proteins share a genomic window:
- the queG gene encoding tRNA epoxyqueuosine(34) reductase QueG encodes MRRTEPLPTWDELVALASEHDIHHVGVAPADVLERARIALVERKEAGLHAGMEFTYRNPDRSTDPSRAVEGARSVLVFAKPYLAEHEPERPPGVQGRVGRYAWVDHYGPLRTSLQEIARRIRRSGHRATAFTDDNSIVDREVAYRGGLGWFGKNANLLLPGAGSFFVLGSIITTAHYEPNEPVKDGCGSCRRCLDGCPTGAIVAPGVVDANRCLAWLVQQPGTFPHEYREALGDRFYGCDDCQEVCPPTVRLGGRHEVDIVELARHPRGQHPPDGGVQAWVDMLDVLEMSDDDLVAHFGRWYLAGRDPIWWRRNALVVLGNVGDAADERTRRVLDHYRAHDSELLREHADWAAGRLGLQSSERP; translated from the coding sequence ATGCGACGCACCGAGCCGCTCCCGACCTGGGACGAACTGGTCGCGCTCGCGTCCGAGCACGACATCCACCACGTCGGTGTCGCACCGGCCGATGTGCTCGAGCGTGCCCGCATCGCGCTCGTCGAACGCAAGGAGGCCGGTCTCCACGCCGGCATGGAGTTCACGTACCGCAATCCCGACCGATCCACCGACCCGTCCCGAGCGGTCGAAGGCGCCCGCTCGGTGCTCGTGTTCGCCAAGCCGTACCTGGCCGAGCACGAACCGGAACGCCCTCCCGGCGTCCAGGGGCGAGTCGGCCGCTACGCCTGGGTCGACCACTACGGCCCATTGCGCACGAGCCTGCAGGAGATCGCCCGTCGCATCCGCCGTTCCGGCCACCGGGCCACGGCGTTCACCGACGACAACTCGATCGTCGACCGCGAAGTCGCCTACCGCGGCGGTCTCGGCTGGTTCGGCAAGAACGCCAACCTGCTCCTCCCCGGCGCCGGCAGTTTCTTCGTGCTCGGTTCGATCATCACCACTGCCCACTACGAGCCGAACGAGCCGGTCAAGGACGGCTGCGGTAGCTGCCGCCGGTGCCTCGACGGGTGCCCCACCGGGGCGATCGTCGCCCCCGGGGTGGTCGACGCCAATCGGTGTCTCGCCTGGCTGGTGCAACAGCCGGGCACGTTCCCGCACGAGTATCGCGAAGCGCTCGGCGATCGCTTCTACGGGTGCGACGACTGCCAGGAGGTGTGTCCGCCCACGGTGCGCCTGGGAGGCCGCCACGAGGTCGACATCGTCGAACTGGCGCGGCACCCCCGTGGCCAGCACCCACCCGACGGCGGGGTGCAGGCCTGGGTCGACATGCTCGACGTGCTCGAGATGTCCGACGACGACCTGGTCGCCCACTTCGGTCGTTGGTACCTCGCCGGCCGCGACCCCATCTGGTGGCGACGCAACGCCCTCGTCGTACTCGGCAACGTCGGCGATGCCGCCGATGAACGCACCCGCCGCGTGCTCGACCACTACCGTGCCCACGACAGCGAGCTGCTGCGCGAGCACGCCGACTGGGCGGCCGGGCGGCTCGGCCTGCAATCCAGCGAACGACCGTGA
- a CDS encoding glycosyltransferase family 4 protein gives MKHLLVTNDFPPKIGGIQSLLWEWWRRLPPEQFAVLTSPYDGAAEFDAEQAFRVDRVPEPVLLPHPIMTKRVNDMAKEFGAELVVLDPAVPLGLIGPTLDLPYDVVLHGAEVTVPGRLPGSKQALAWVLRNARHVIAAGEYSSAEADRAAGRALPTTVVPPGVDTERFRPLTAPERSAARADFGLPVDGQVIVGVSRLVPRKGFDTAIRAVARMRESHPDLVLAIAGKGRDDDRLRKLADELDAPVRFLGRVANDDLPRIYGCADVFTMLCRNRWGGLEQEGFGIVFVEAAACGVPQVAGQSGGAAEAVADGETGLVLDEPGADDAPARAAEAFATLLDDEALRTRMGAAARERALTDFSYDVLAARLGAALDV, from the coding sequence GTGAAGCACCTCCTCGTCACCAACGACTTCCCACCCAAGATCGGCGGCATCCAGTCCCTCCTGTGGGAGTGGTGGCGTCGGCTGCCGCCCGAGCAGTTCGCCGTGCTCACCAGCCCGTACGACGGCGCCGCCGAGTTCGATGCCGAGCAGGCGTTCCGCGTCGACCGGGTGCCCGAGCCGGTGCTGTTGCCGCACCCGATCATGACCAAGCGCGTCAACGACATGGCGAAGGAGTTCGGTGCCGAACTCGTCGTGCTCGACCCTGCCGTGCCGCTCGGGCTGATCGGGCCCACCCTCGACCTCCCGTATGACGTCGTGCTCCACGGCGCCGAGGTCACCGTGCCCGGTCGTCTCCCCGGCAGCAAGCAGGCGCTGGCCTGGGTGCTCCGCAACGCCCGGCACGTGATCGCAGCGGGTGAGTACTCGTCGGCCGAGGCCGATCGTGCAGCCGGGCGAGCATTGCCGACCACCGTCGTGCCACCCGGCGTCGACACCGAACGGTTCCGCCCCCTGACCGCCCCCGAGCGCTCCGCCGCCCGCGCCGATTTCGGTCTGCCCGTCGACGGTCAGGTGATCGTCGGCGTGTCGCGCCTCGTACCCCGCAAGGGATTCGACACCGCGATCCGGGCGGTCGCTCGCATGCGCGAGTCGCATCCCGACCTCGTGTTGGCGATCGCCGGGAAGGGCCGCGACGACGACCGCCTCCGCAAGCTCGCCGACGAGCTCGACGCACCCGTCCGCTTCCTCGGCCGAGTGGCGAACGACGATCTCCCGCGCATCTACGGCTGCGCCGACGTGTTCACCATGCTGTGCCGCAACCGGTGGGGCGGTCTCGAGCAGGAAGGATTCGGCATCGTGTTCGTCGAAGCGGCCGCTTGCGGGGTTCCCCAGGTCGCCGGCCAGAGCGGCGGAGCTGCCGAAGCGGTGGCCGACGGTGAGACCGGTCTGGTGCTCGACGAGCCGGGCGCCGACGACGCTCCGGCCCGCGCCGCCGAGGCGTTCGCGACCCTGCTCGACGACGAGGCGCTGCGGACCCGGATGGGCGCGGCGGCACGCGAACGGGCGCTGACCGACTTCAGCTACGACGTCTTGGCCGCCCGCCTCGGGGCCGCCCTCGACGTCTGA
- a CDS encoding SRPBCC family protein gives MAETATESITIAAPLDKVWEIATDLENYPTWTHDVKEVVITNRDDEGRPHEVEFRTSALGRSTHYTLEYDYTSAPKKLAWSMVKGDIQRSIDGAFTFQSTDDGNTHVQYDLAIELVVPLPGFVKRRAERRILNAIKELKTFAEA, from the coding sequence ATGGCTGAGACCGCGACCGAATCGATCACCATTGCGGCGCCTCTCGACAAGGTGTGGGAGATCGCCACCGATCTCGAGAACTACCCGACGTGGACCCACGACGTGAAGGAAGTCGTCATCACCAACCGTGACGACGAAGGCCGCCCGCACGAGGTCGAGTTCCGCACGTCCGCACTCGGGCGCAGCACGCACTACACCCTCGAGTACGACTACACCTCCGCACCGAAGAAGCTCGCCTGGAGCATGGTGAAGGGCGACATCCAGCGATCGATCGACGGCGCGTTCACGTTCCAGTCCACCGACGACGGCAACACCCACGTGCAGTACGACCTCGCCATCGAACTGGTCGTCCCGCTGCCGGGTTTCGTGAAGCGTCGCGCCGAGCGCCGCATCCTGAACGCCATCAAGGAACTGAAGACGTTCGCCGAGGCCTGA
- a CDS encoding ROK family protein, producing MSTGLSVGIDVGGTKCLGIALDADGEIVAEERRPTPRGDGSIPLLIDTLAELADALGPYDELGVGVPGLVTRAGVLRAAPNLDGVADVDIAGRLGAEVGHRVRVDNDATCATVAEWMFGAAQGVSDMVLVTLGTGIGGGLVQSGHLQRGRNGFAGEYGHMVVDPAGPPCPCGRRGCWERYASGSGLARLAREAAVGRRVSRVLELAGGDPEAVRGEMVQQAAREGDADSLAVIDDFGRWVAIGLVSLSNALDPEMFVLGGGLAAGADLYLDPIKAWYQELIYQPDLRPMPRIEFARWSERAGAVGASLLWAAHDAW from the coding sequence GTGTCGACCGGTCTGTCCGTCGGCATCGACGTCGGCGGCACCAAGTGCCTCGGCATCGCGCTCGACGCCGACGGTGAGATCGTCGCCGAAGAGCGTCGACCCACCCCGCGCGGCGACGGCTCGATCCCGCTGCTGATCGACACCCTCGCCGAACTCGCCGACGCGCTCGGACCGTACGACGAACTCGGCGTCGGTGTGCCCGGCCTCGTGACCCGAGCCGGTGTCCTGCGGGCCGCCCCGAACCTCGACGGCGTCGCCGACGTCGACATCGCCGGCCGGCTCGGCGCCGAGGTCGGTCATCGCGTCCGCGTCGACAACGATGCGACGTGCGCCACCGTGGCCGAGTGGATGTTCGGCGCCGCGCAGGGCGTGTCCGACATGGTGCTCGTCACCCTCGGCACCGGCATCGGCGGTGGACTCGTGCAATCCGGTCACCTCCAGCGCGGTCGAAACGGGTTCGCGGGGGAGTACGGCCACATGGTGGTCGACCCGGCCGGACCGCCCTGCCCGTGCGGCCGACGCGGCTGCTGGGAACGCTACGCCTCCGGTTCCGGCCTCGCCCGGCTCGCTCGCGAAGCGGCGGTCGGGCGGCGGGTGAGCAGGGTGCTCGAACTCGCCGGCGGCGACCCCGAAGCGGTTCGCGGCGAGATGGTGCAGCAGGCAGCCCGAGAAGGCGACGCCGACTCGCTCGCCGTCATCGACGACTTCGGCCGGTGGGTCGCGATCGGACTCGTCTCACTGTCGAACGCACTCGATCCGGAGATGTTCGTGCTCGGTGGGGGACTGGCGGCGGGCGCCGACCTGTACCTCGACCCGATCAAGGCGTGGTACCAGGAGCTGATCTACCAGCCCGACCTTCGCCCGATGCCGCGCATCGAGTTCGCCCGCTGGAGCGAACGAGCCGGCGCCGTCGGCGCCTCCCTCCTCTGGGCGGCCCACGACGCCTGGTGA
- a CDS encoding inorganic diphosphatase, whose amino-acid sequence MSKTPADGCIFVVIEIPRGSRNKYEIDHEGGRVFLDRRLFTATTYPADYGFVPDTLAGDGDPLDALVLLEDPVYPGVWVEARPIGVLYMRDEAGEDAKLICVPPKEPRWANVHDIDDLTPQLRAEITHFFEVYKALEPDKYSSAQGMGGRDEAWEEIRTSQQNFAANPH is encoded by the coding sequence ATGAGCAAGACGCCTGCTGATGGCTGCATCTTCGTCGTGATCGAGATCCCGCGTGGGAGCCGCAACAAGTACGAGATCGACCACGAAGGCGGCCGGGTCTTCCTCGACCGCCGCCTGTTCACGGCCACCACGTATCCGGCCGACTACGGCTTCGTGCCCGACACGCTGGCCGGCGACGGCGACCCGCTCGACGCCCTCGTCCTGCTCGAAGATCCGGTGTACCCGGGGGTCTGGGTCGAGGCTCGCCCGATCGGTGTGCTGTACATGCGCGACGAGGCGGGCGAGGACGCCAAACTCATCTGCGTGCCGCCGAAGGAACCGCGCTGGGCGAACGTGCACGACATCGACGACCTCACCCCGCAGCTCCGGGCCGAGATCACGCACTTCTTCGAGGTCTACAAGGCCCTCGAGCCCGACAAGTACTCCTCCGCCCAGGGCATGGGCGGCCGCGACGAGGCCTGGGAAGAGATCAGGACCTCCCAGCAGAACTTCGCCGCCAACCCCCACTGA
- a CDS encoding aminotransferase class I/II-fold pyridoxal phosphate-dependent enzyme — protein sequence MEFRRISNLPPYVFTIINNLKVEARRAGADVIDLGFGNPDIPSPEIAVQKLTEAAQNPRNHRYSLSRGLPKLREAIAGYYKDTWDVDLDPELEITNTIGSKEGFSHLMWVLLEQGDAAIVPTPSYPIHMYGPLFAGADLRQVPIKGLSHPEARENFTENFFDSLHTAYDVGWPKPRVLVISFPHNPTGACVDLDFMQRVVDFCREREMIVVHDFAYADVGFDGVQPPSILQAEGAKEVAVEQYSMTKSFSMAGWRSAFMLGNAEVVQALVKLKSYLDYGMFQPVQIASTVTINEAADFPKEVCATYESRCDTLIDGLGRIGWDVPKPGGTMFVWAPIPEAYAEMDSVEFCSMVVNECDVALSPGVGFGPGGEGYARFALIENEKRIQQAIRNLRKGLTKLG from the coding sequence ATGGAATTCCGCCGGATCTCGAATCTGCCGCCGTACGTGTTCACGATCATCAACAACCTGAAGGTCGAAGCACGTCGAGCAGGCGCAGACGTGATCGACCTGGGTTTCGGCAACCCCGACATCCCGTCGCCCGAGATCGCGGTCCAGAAGCTGACCGAGGCGGCCCAGAACCCGCGCAACCACCGCTACTCGCTCAGCCGTGGTCTGCCGAAGCTGCGTGAGGCGATCGCCGGCTACTACAAGGACACCTGGGACGTCGACCTCGACCCCGAGCTCGAGATCACCAACACGATCGGCTCGAAGGAAGGCTTCAGCCACCTCATGTGGGTACTGCTCGAACAGGGCGACGCCGCGATCGTCCCCACGCCGAGCTACCCGATCCACATGTACGGCCCGCTGTTCGCCGGCGCCGACCTGCGCCAGGTGCCGATCAAGGGCCTGAGCCACCCCGAGGCCCGCGAGAACTTCACGGAGAACTTCTTCGACAGCCTCCACACCGCGTACGACGTCGGCTGGCCCAAGCCGCGCGTGCTCGTCATCTCGTTCCCGCACAACCCGACCGGCGCCTGTGTCGACCTCGACTTCATGCAGCGCGTCGTCGACTTCTGCCGCGAGCGAGAGATGATCGTGGTGCACGACTTCGCCTACGCCGACGTCGGCTTCGACGGGGTCCAGCCCCCGTCGATCCTCCAGGCCGAGGGCGCCAAGGAAGTCGCGGTCGAGCAGTACTCGATGACGAAGAGCTTCTCGATGGCCGGCTGGCGCAGCGCGTTCATGCTCGGCAACGCCGAAGTCGTCCAGGCGCTCGTCAAGCTGAAGAGCTATCTCGACTACGGCATGTTCCAGCCGGTGCAGATCGCGTCGACCGTGACGATCAACGAGGCCGCCGACTTCCCGAAGGAGGTGTGCGCCACGTACGAGAGCCGCTGCGACACCCTGATCGACGGGCTCGGACGGATCGGCTGGGACGTCCCCAAGCCCGGCGGCACCATGTTCGTGTGGGCGCCGATTCCCGAGGCATACGCCGAGATGGATTCGGTGGAGTTCTGCTCGATGGTCGTCAACGAGTGCGACGTCGCACTCTCGCCCGGTGTCGGCTTCGGCCCCGGCGGCGAGGGATACGCCCGCTTCGCACTGATCGAGAACGAGAAGCGGATCCAGCAGGCGATCCGCAATCTGCGCAAGGGCCTCACCAAGCTCGGCTGA
- a CDS encoding ACT domain-containing protein, with protein MYTVVVRVWLPDRPGALGQVASRVGAVKGDVLAIEILESGGGRVIDELVVALPDADLVDLMMNEVHAIDGVSVEHVRPLDGGYVDGGLLALSLAAEVAEAAASERLDRFADAALRLTESEWTMVVRDGAIVASRGDTPNAEFVSSLLAGRSHLIDPSQATGDLFWADLPLAGAWIAAGRSDRPIHERERVRLDLFTRVADPLLVG; from the coding sequence GTGTACACTGTCGTCGTCCGCGTCTGGCTGCCCGATCGCCCCGGCGCGCTCGGCCAGGTGGCCAGCCGCGTCGGTGCCGTGAAGGGCGACGTGCTCGCGATCGAGATCCTCGAGTCGGGCGGCGGCCGCGTGATCGACGAACTCGTCGTGGCGTTGCCCGATGCCGACCTCGTCGACTTGATGATGAACGAGGTGCACGCCATCGACGGGGTGTCGGTCGAGCACGTCCGCCCGCTCGACGGCGGCTACGTCGACGGCGGGTTGCTGGCGCTGTCGCTCGCCGCCGAGGTCGCCGAGGCGGCCGCGAGTGAGCGACTCGACCGGTTCGCCGACGCAGCGCTCCGCCTGACGGAGTCGGAGTGGACGATGGTCGTGCGCGACGGTGCGATCGTCGCATCGCGAGGGGATACGCCGAACGCCGAGTTCGTGTCGTCGCTCCTGGCCGGGCGGAGCCACCTCATCGACCCGAGCCAGGCGACGGGCGATCTGTTCTGGGCCGATCTGCCCCTCGCCGGCGCGTGGATCGCAGCCGGCCGGAGCGACCGCCCGATCCACGAACGCGAACGGGTCCGCCTCGACCTCTTCACCCGAGTCGCCGACCCCCTCCTCGTCGGTTGA
- the glpK gene encoding glycerol kinase GlpK, translating into MSDRDVCVIAIDAGTTGVRSRAVFPDGRPAVASYREFTQHYPQPGWVEHDATEIWEAARTTLDDVIAEVGLDHVAAIGITNQRETVVAWNRTTGEPYGTAIVWQDRRTAGRCDELEAAGHLELVRDRTGLVLDPYFSGTKFEWLLRERDIPTDDDLALGTIDSWLIWNLTGGDVHATDVTNASRTMLFDIGERRWCPDLCELLHVPIDALPEVRPSSGRFGVTSDRCGVPAGIPVSGVAGDQQAALFGQACFEPGMAKNTYGTGSFVLLNVGADYPEPTEGMLTTIAWELADGTVAYALEGAIFVTGAAIQWLRDGLGIIDEAAEIGPMAASVPDSDGVFVVPAFTGLGSPWWDPYARGTIVGITRGTTRAHIARAVVESMTYQTRDVVDAMVAASGTPITDLRVDGGASVMDDMLQMQADQLGVTVRRPVDQETTAIGAAFLAGLAEGVWPDLDAIQAAWQLDATFEPEPDRTVSDTAHAQWLRAVDRSRAWAD; encoded by the coding sequence GTGAGTGATCGAGATGTGTGCGTCATCGCCATCGACGCCGGCACGACCGGCGTCCGCAGTCGAGCCGTGTTCCCCGATGGGCGGCCGGCGGTCGCGTCGTACCGCGAGTTCACCCAGCACTACCCGCAACCGGGCTGGGTCGAGCACGACGCCACCGAGATCTGGGAGGCGGCTCGCACGACCCTCGACGACGTGATCGCCGAGGTCGGGCTCGACCACGTCGCCGCGATCGGGATCACCAACCAGCGCGAGACGGTCGTCGCCTGGAACCGCACCACCGGCGAGCCGTACGGCACGGCGATCGTGTGGCAAGACCGTCGAACCGCCGGGCGCTGTGACGAGCTCGAAGCGGCGGGCCATCTCGAACTGGTCCGCGACCGGACCGGGCTCGTGCTCGACCCGTACTTCTCCGGCACCAAGTTCGAATGGCTGCTGCGCGAACGAGACATCCCGACCGACGACGATCTCGCACTCGGCACGATCGACTCCTGGCTGATCTGGAACCTGACGGGCGGCGACGTCCACGCGACCGACGTGACCAACGCCAGCCGCACGATGCTGTTCGACATCGGCGAACGCCGTTGGTGCCCCGACCTCTGTGAGCTGCTCCACGTACCGATCGACGCCCTGCCGGAGGTGCGTCCCTCGAGTGGCAGGTTCGGCGTCACCTCCGACCGGTGCGGTGTGCCCGCCGGTATCCCGGTCAGCGGAGTCGCTGGCGACCAGCAAGCCGCACTGTTCGGCCAGGCCTGCTTCGAGCCCGGCATGGCGAAGAACACCTACGGCACCGGCAGTTTCGTCCTGCTCAACGTGGGAGCCGACTACCCCGAACCGACCGAGGGCATGCTGACCACCATCGCCTGGGAGCTCGCCGACGGCACCGTCGCCTACGCCCTCGAGGGTGCCATCTTCGTGACCGGCGCCGCGATCCAGTGGCTGCGCGACGGGCTCGGCATCATCGACGAGGCGGCCGAGATCGGCCCGATGGCGGCGAGTGTCCCCGACTCCGACGGCGTCTTCGTGGTGCCGGCGTTCACCGGGCTCGGCTCACCGTGGTGGGATCCGTACGCCCGTGGCACGATCGTCGGCATCACCCGTGGCACGACCCGAGCTCACATCGCCCGGGCGGTCGTCGAGTCGATGACGTACCAGACCCGCGACGTCGTCGATGCCATGGTCGCCGCCAGCGGCACCCCGATCACCGATCTGCGGGTCGACGGTGGGGCGTCGGTGATGGACGACATGTTGCAGATGCAGGCCGACCAGCTCGGCGTCACCGTCCGCCGTCCGGTCGATCAGGAGACGACGGCGATCGGCGCGGCGTTCCTGGCCGGCCTCGCGGAGGGTGTGTGGCCCGATCTCGACGCCATCCAGGCCGCCTGGCAGCTCGACGCCACGTTCGAACCCGAGCCCGATCGCACCGTCAGCGACACCGCCCACGCCCAGTGGCTACGAGCCGTCGACCGCAGCCGAGCCTGGGCCGACTGA
- a CDS encoding ATP-dependent 6-phosphofructokinase — translation MRVGVLTGGGDCPGLNAVLRAIARKGERVFGDELVGFVDAWDGVMERRTTPLTIETMRGSLPRGGTVLGTRRGSPFDHPDGVDRVKTAMAELGLEALIVIGGNGSLSVACKLYNEHGIPVVGVPKTIDNDIEGTDVTFGFNTAVQIATDAIDRLHTTAESHDRVMVVEVMGRHSGWIATTAGIAGGATAVLIPEHPFDIDEVCERIIRRHNRGRFASIIVVAEGATPKEGTFDVGEREIDRFGHVRLGGIGNLLASEIGLRTGFETRPVLLGHVQRGGTPTAYDRVLSTRFGVAAIDAVHRGAFGTMVALHGAEIGETPLVDVIGRTRPVDPALYTDVAEIFFA, via the coding sequence GTGCGTGTCGGAGTGCTCACCGGTGGAGGCGACTGCCCAGGGCTGAACGCGGTCCTGCGCGCCATCGCCCGCAAGGGCGAACGCGTCTTCGGCGACGAGCTCGTCGGTTTCGTCGACGCGTGGGACGGCGTGATGGAACGTCGAACGACGCCGCTCACCATCGAGACGATGCGCGGCTCGCTGCCCCGCGGTGGCACCGTGCTCGGCACCCGTCGCGGCAGCCCGTTCGATCATCCCGACGGCGTCGACCGCGTCAAGACCGCGATGGCCGAGCTCGGCCTCGAGGCGCTCATCGTGATCGGCGGCAACGGCTCGTTGTCGGTCGCGTGCAAGCTGTACAACGAGCACGGCATCCCCGTCGTCGGTGTTCCCAAGACGATCGACAACGACATCGAGGGCACCGACGTCACCTTCGGCTTCAACACCGCCGTCCAGATCGCGACCGACGCCATCGACCGGCTCCACACCACCGCCGAGAGTCACGACCGTGTGATGGTCGTCGAGGTGATGGGCCGACACAGTGGCTGGATCGCGACGACGGCCGGCATCGCCGGCGGTGCGACGGCCGTCCTGATCCCGGAGCACCCATTCGACATCGACGAGGTATGCGAACGCATCATCCGTCGGCACAACCGTGGCCGGTTCGCCTCGATCATCGTCGTCGCCGAGGGCGCCACGCCCAAGGAAGGCACGTTCGACGTCGGCGAGCGCGAGATCGACCGCTTCGGTCATGTCCGGCTCGGCGGCATCGGCAACCTGCTCGCCTCCGAGATCGGCCTCCGCACCGGGTTCGAGACGCGGCCGGTGCTGCTCGGTCACGTGCAGCGCGGCGGCACCCCGACCGCGTACGACCGCGTGCTGTCGACCCGGTTCGGCGTCGCAGCGATCGACGCCGTCCACCGTGGTGCGTTCGGCACGATGGTGGCCCTGCACGGTGCCGAGATCGGGGAGACCCCGCTCGTCGACGTGATCGGCCGGACCCGGCCGGTCGACCCTGCCCTCTACACCGACGTCGCCGAGATCTTCTTCGCCTGA
- a CDS encoding GerMN domain-containing protein: MTRIRLACLTIGLLAAAACGVQPDSSPRDLPEAEQALETSDESSGDIAAGADRIYLIGPGDDRLLRSVQREADSATDLMETLLRGPNDDEIEAQFTTAIPSTTELNDATIQGQNLTVDLSADIIELDTQSLVRAIAQIVYTATELDGIETVQIEIDNERLSAPTPGGDTTASPLRVYDYPGLIQTSQPAFPAGPVSNA, from the coding sequence ATGACCCGCATCCGACTCGCCTGCCTGACCATCGGGCTGCTCGCGGCCGCGGCGTGCGGCGTGCAGCCCGACTCGTCGCCGCGCGACCTGCCCGAGGCCGAGCAGGCACTCGAGACGTCCGACGAGTCGTCGGGAGACATCGCGGCGGGCGCCGACCGCATCTACCTGATCGGTCCGGGCGACGACCGCCTGCTCCGCTCGGTGCAGCGTGAAGCCGACTCGGCGACCGATCTGATGGAGACCCTGCTGCGCGGACCGAACGATGACGAGATCGAGGCGCAGTTCACGACGGCCATCCCGTCGACGACCGAACTCAACGACGCGACCATCCAGGGACAGAACCTGACGGTCGACCTGTCGGCCGACATCATCGAGCTCGACACCCAGAGCCTCGTGCGTGCGATCGCACAGATCGTGTACACGGCGACCGAGCTCGACGGCATCGAGACCGTCCAGATCGAGATCGACAACGAGCGCCTCTCCGCACCGACGCCGGGCGGCGACACGACGGCCTCGCCGCTGCGCGTCTACGACTATCCCGGTCTGATCCAGACCAGCCAGCCCGCCTTCCCGGCCGGGCCCGTCAGCAACGCCTGA
- a CDS encoding HAMP domain-containing sensor histidine kinase — protein sequence MSTIASAPPATIGSLQDGPAPPARGGWGLRRRILLTFSFGALGLSVLLAFLTYGFARTSVVQQHDTASRDAARLHAIQTQQALRAGPPNSAQALEALESIGVDRPLIWYNADWREGETFYDETEVPDDLSERVILEGVASRKIVDVRGEPNLLVGYPLDDDESAYFEFFSLGEVEETLQSVRLSLLLGTLITTALGIALGSFAARRAVRPVGVAAQAAKAIAGGRLDTRLEPTEDPDLSVLANSFNDMANSLQTRIERDARFASDVSHELRSPLMTLSASVEVMDARRDEMPERAQAALDLLKSDVIRFQGLVEDLLEISRFDAGAVRLHMEELLVAEFVRAAVSVSSLPDTSVAVSERAEMLLINGDRRRLARVVANLIDNARVHGGGRPEVAISEVTPDGDGPITLVRIAVEDHGAGVPEHERDLVFERFARGGVAGRRASNDGAGLGLSLVDEHVRMHGGKVWVTDRLDGEPGARFVIELPAEELDE from the coding sequence GTGAGCACGATCGCCAGCGCCCCACCGGCCACGATCGGCTCGCTCCAGGACGGTCCCGCACCTCCCGCACGCGGCGGGTGGGGTCTGCGTCGCCGCATCCTGCTGACGTTCTCGTTCGGCGCACTGGGCCTGTCGGTGCTGCTCGCGTTCCTCACCTACGGCTTCGCCCGGACGTCGGTGGTGCAGCAGCACGACACGGCCTCGCGCGACGCCGCCAGGTTGCACGCCATCCAGACCCAGCAGGCGTTGCGAGCGGGTCCGCCGAACTCGGCGCAGGCGCTGGAGGCGCTCGAGAGCATCGGCGTCGACCGCCCCCTGATCTGGTACAACGCCGACTGGCGCGAGGGCGAGACGTTCTACGACGAGACCGAGGTCCCCGACGACCTGAGCGAGCGCGTGATCCTCGAGGGCGTCGCCTCCCGCAAGATCGTCGACGTTCGTGGCGAACCGAACCTGCTCGTCGGATACCCGCTCGACGACGACGAGTCCGCGTACTTCGAGTTCTTCAGCCTCGGCGAGGTCGAGGAGACGCTGCAGTCAGTGCGGCTGTCACTGCTGCTCGGCACCCTGATCACCACGGCGCTCGGCATCGCACTGGGGTCGTTCGCTGCTCGTCGAGCGGTGCGGCCCGTGGGTGTGGCCGCGCAGGCCGCCAAGGCGATCGCGGGCGGCCGGCTCGACACCCGACTCGAACCGACCGAAGATCCCGACCTGAGCGTGCTCGCCAACTCGTTCAACGACATGGCGAACTCGCTCCAGACGCGCATCGAACGCGACGCCCGATTCGCTTCCGACGTCAGCCACGAGCTGCGGTCACCGCTCATGACGCTCTCGGCCTCGGTCGAGGTGATGGACGCCCGGCGCGACGAGATGCCCGAGCGTGCGCAGGCGGCGCTCGATCTGCTCAAGAGCGACGTGATCCGGTTCCAGGGGCTCGTCGAGGACCTGCTCGAGATCAGCCGGTTCGATGCCGGCGCGGTCCGGCTTCACATGGAAGAGCTGCTCGTCGCAGAGTTCGTGCGGGCGGCGGTGTCGGTGAGCAGCCTGCCCGACACGTCGGTCGCAGTGAGCGAACGAGCCGAGATGCTGCTGATCAACGGCGACCGTCGCCGCCTCGCCCGCGTCGTCGCCAACCTGATCGACAACGCACGGGTCCACGGTGGCGGCCGGCCGGAGGTTGCGATCAGCGAGGTCACCCCCGACGGCGATGGGCCGATCACACTCGTCCGGATCGCTGTCGAAGACCACGGTGCCGGCGTCCCGGAGCACGAACGCGACCTCGTGTTCGAACGCTTCGCCCGTGGCGGCGTGGCAGGTCGACGGGCCTCGAACGACGGTGCGGGCCTCGGCCTGTCGCTGGTCGACGAACATGTCCGGATGCACGGTGGCAAGGTGTGGGTGACCGACCGTCTCGACGGCGAACCAGGCGCCCGGTTCGTGATCGAGTTGCCGGCGGAGGAACTCGACGAATGA